The Sinorhizobium fredii genome contains the following window.
CTTCGGCTCGGCCGCCGGTGATTGCGGCGTGGTGGATCTGGCGGCATAGCCTGCCTCACGGTGTCGGGGGAAAGCCTTCTAGCCGTTCCAACGGGGAGAGGGAACGGAGAGAACGCCGCGAATCCCCTTCGCCCCGCTGGCGGGGAGAAGGTCGCGGCAACTGGATGAGGGGCTGCCCCCGCAAATCCTCACCACTCGAGCTCCAGATGCGGCCTTCCGTTCGACGTCCTTTCGACCGTGCGGCCGCTTTCGTCGACGGTTGCCGTCACCCTTTGCCGGAAGGCCGAGAAGCTTTCGAACGTGACGACATCCACCGGCTCATCGAACTTGAACGTCAGCCGGTAATGGCCCGGCTTCGCGGTCAGCGCCTGGGCTGATAGGATTTCGCCCTTGAAGGGCTGTCCGAGGTAGCGGCCTCTGACCCGCGCGCCCAGTATCCACGGGTTGAAGGGCGGCCGGTTACCGACAGCGGCACAAAGGGTGTTCCAATCTCGATAGCCGTATTGCGCGGCGATCAGTTCGAGGGCTTTCGAGTGGCCAATCTGCTCGCCTTCGGCGGAAAGCCGGGCGCGCAAGCGTTTGGCCTGATCCTTCAGTGTCTCCAGAGATGGGAGCGCGCGTGATTCATGCGGCATGACAGGGTCTCCTGCTACGGCATGCGCTCATTCGGATGGGGGTCCGCATTGCCATCGGTTCGCATGCCGTTCCGGCGTGACCGTGTCGCAAGGAGGGACTTCACCAAAGCTTGCGCTCGCGGACGGCAGGGGCCCTCGCCCGCGGTCTGCATAAGCGGATCCGTGTGCGCTGTCAAATGTGCTGGTCCGGCTTGCGGTTCGTGAGCTTTCGACCGTGCAATTCTTCGTTGCAGCGATTTCGGAGATGTGGAACGACTGTAGGCGCGAGAGGAGATAGCCATGAACGAGACGACCATCCTTGCATTCGCCGCCGTCGCCTTTATCGGCATCGCGACACCGGGACCGACCGTGCTCCTGGCGCTGACCAACGGGTCGCGCTATGGCGTCCGCCGCTCCGGCTACGGAATGATCGGCGCGATACTTTCGGACTTCGTGCTGATCGGCGCCGTGGCGCTCGGCCTCGGCGCGCTGCTCGCCGCATCCGAATTCTGGTTCTCGGTGGTCAAGTGGCTCGGCGCCGCCTATCTCGCTTTCCTCGGCGTCACGCTGCTGCGCTCCCAAGGCACGCTCGATGTCTCGCAGGAGCCTCAGGGCACCGGAGCCTGTACGCGGCGCGCGATCTTCCTGAAGAGCTTCCTCGTCGCCGTCACCAACCCCAAGGGCTATCTGTTCTTTTCCGCCTTCCTGCCGCAATTCATCGACGTGGCGCTGCCACAAGCACAGCAATACGCCGCGCTGGCCCTCGTCTTCGCCTCGATCGATTTCATGGTGATGTTCGGCTATGCGCTGCTTGGTTCGCAGGCCCTACGCTTCCTGAAGCGCTCCGGCGCGGTCTGGTTGGATCGCGTCTGCGGCGGCGCGTTGCTGGCGCTTGCCGGTTCGCTGGCATTCTATCGTCGCGCCACCACCTGACACAGCTCGCAAAACGCGACAACGCCCCTGCCTCGCGGCAGGAGCGCTGTTCGTTGTCCGCCTCCGCAGGGTGAGAGGCGGAAAATCAGGCGGCGCGCTTGACCGGCGGCAAAGCGAGCTTCCGGCCGCTGGCGACGAGCATGCCGACGGCGCCTTCCAGCCAGTCTTCCTTGAGCTCGAGCGCCAGGAAACGGTTGCGCTCGAACGGGCCGGGCATGACGAGATGCTGCGTCCGATCGGCGAAGAAGCCGAAGCGCTCGTAGTAAGCCGCGTCGCCGACAAGCAGGACCGCACCGTGGCCGCGGTTCTTCGCCTCCTGGATCGCTACCCGCATCAGCATGCCGCCGATGCCCTTGCCCTCCTGCGCCGGATCGACGGCAAGCGGGCCGAGGAGCAGTGCGGGGACGGCGTTGCCCTCCCGGTTCACACCAGCCTCGACGTTCCAGAGACGCACGGTGCCGACGACGTGGCCGTCGGCGTCGCGGGCCACCAGGGCAAGCCCCTCGGCCGGCACGCGGCCGCGGCGCAACTTCTCAGACGACTTCCTGCGGCGGCCGGGTCCCATGGCCCGGTCGAGCAAGTTTTCACGCGCGACGACGTCGCCCGGGTTTTCCGAGTCGATTACAAAGGTGGATGGCGCGAAGAACGCGCGCAGGGTGTCAACAACAGCGGCCATCGGGGCCTCCCGTCATCAAAACCGCTTCAGGCGGACCAAGGATGATTGTGAAGTCGCCGCTCCCGCTTGAAGCGGGAGCCGGCAGGATCAGATCACATAGGCCTTCAGCGGCTCGAAGCCATTGAAGGCGACGGCCGAGTAGGTGGTCGTGTAGGCGCCTGTGCCCTCGATCAGAACCTCGTCGCCGATCGTCAGCGAGATCGGCAGCGGGTACATGTTCCTCTCGTAGAGCACGTCGGCCGAATCGCAGGTCGGGCCGGCCAGCACGCAGGGCTCCATCGCGTCGGCGTCGCGCGCCGTGCGGATCGGGTAGCGGATCGCCTCGTCCATCGTCTCGGCGAGACCGCCGAACTTGCCGATGTCGAGGAACACCCAGCGATGGCTGTCGTTGTCCGATTTCTTCGAGACGAGAACGACCTCCGCCTTGATCACGCCGGCATTGCCGACCATGCCGCGGCCCGGCTCGATGATCGTCTCCGGAATGTTGTTGCCGAAGTGCTTCTTCAGCGCACCGAAGATCGCCTGGCCATAGGCTTCGGCCGACGGAACGTCCCGGAGATACTTCGTCGGGAAGCCGCCGCCCATGTTGACCATCTTGAGCTCGATGCCCTGCTTGGCAAGCTGCACGAAGACCCGCTTGGCATCGGCGAGCGCCGCATCCCAGGCGTCGAGCTTCGTCATCTGCGAGCCGACATGGAACGACACGCCATAGGAAACGAGGCCGAGCTGGTGGGCGTAGACGAGCACGTCGACGGCCATCTGCGGCACGCAGCCGAACTTGCGCGACAGCGGCCATTCGGCGCCTTCGCCATCGGTCAGCACGCGGCAGAAGACACGGGCGCCAGGAGCGGCGCGCGCGACCTTCTCAACCTCTTCATGGCTGTCGACCGCGAAGAGGTTGATGCCGAGCGCGTGAGCGCGGGCAATGTCGCGCTCCTTCTTGATGGTGTTGCCATAGGAGATGCGAGCCGGGGTCGCACCGGCATCGAGCGCCATTTCGATTTCGGCGACCGATGCGCAATCGAAGTTGGAGCCGAGACCGGCGAGCAGGCGCAGGATCTCCGGTGCCGGATTGGCCTTCACGGCGTAGTAGATGGCGCTATCGGGCAACGCGTGACGGAAAGCCTTGAAATTGTCGCGCACGATGTCGAGGTCGACAACGAGGCAGGGGCCTTCGGGTCGTCGGGTGTTGAGGAAGTCGATGATGCGTGCGGTGGTCATGGCTATATTCCCCGATCCATTAGACTCCACAACTGTGGAGGACAAAGGGCATACGCGCGCTTGCACTGGAACCAGCCGGTGGAGACCCCGGAACCATGCATGCGCTCGATGCGCGAACGATGAATCGAAGCCCGCAAAGGCTAAGATTCGGCTTTGTCTGCCATGGATTGGAGGGAATAACCCAACCGCACTTCCGGCAATGAAGGTGTGCCTCTTCAGTAACCCCGGCTGTTGGAGAGCCGGCAGACACCAGAAAGGCCCGCACCGTCGTTGCTTCAAGATGTCCTCGCATTTCCCGGTTGGCCGGAATAGCGACTGGAGGGGTTAGTTCCAGGTACCTTACCGAGATCCTCACCTAATCGAGGGTCGGCGGACACCCACAGGCACGTGCGACTTTGGGCAAGGGCGTAGGTAAGAAAATTCGCTGTCGTAATCAAGAGTTTTTTGCCGCTTCGCCGCTAATTTTTTCTGGACCGGGCCAGAGCGGGCGTGTTCACTTTCGATGAACGACTGCAGCCGCGCCGGTGCGCGCCGCGGAGACAACCTAAGCCGGGGATTCGGCGGGGCTTTGCGGCTCCGCGCGGGTCAGATGAGAAAGACGAATCATGGACACTTTGACCCGCATCCGCGCCTTCATCGATGTCGTGGACGCGGAGGGCTTTTCGGCGGCCGCCCGGCGCGTCGGCAAATCCAAGGCATTGCTGTCTAAATATGTCCGCGAACTCGAAGACGAGCTCGGCGCCCTGCTCCTCAACCGGACGACGCGGCAATTCTCGCTGACCGAGGCCGGGCACACCTATTACCGCTCCGCCTCCGAAATCCTGAAGGAGATCGACAATCTTGCCGATCTCGTCCGCGCCAACAATTCCGATCTGCGCGGACGGCTGCGAATCACCGTGCCGCGGACCTTCGTCGATGCGGAGATCGGCCAGTCGTTGATCGACTTCGGCCGGCAGCACCCGGAACTGTCGCTGGAAATCGTTTCCGACGATCGCTTCATCGACCTCGTCGAGGAGGGCTTCGATGTGGCGATCCGCATCACCCGGCTCGAGGACTCGACGCTGATCGCCCGCAAGCTCGACGACTTCCAGGTGCTGGTCTGCGCCTCGCCGGACTTCATGGCGAAGGCCGGTCCCTTCGCGCATCCGAGCGAGCTCTCGAAGATACCCTGCATCCTCGACACCAACGGCCGGTCCTACTCGAACTGGCGTTTCATCGAGCCGGACGGGTCGCCCTTCTCGGTCCCGGTGAGCGGTCCGATCGAGGTCAACAGCCCGCTTGCGGCAGCCCGCGCCGCGGTGACGGGCATCGGGATCGCGGTCCTCCCCGATTTCATCGCCCGGCCGAGGGTCCAGTCCGGCGAGCTCGTGACGCTCTTCGACGACTACCTGCCCAAGGACCGCGGCATCTATGCCATCTATCCGCACCGGCGCTATCTGCCGACGAAGGTGCGGACTTTCGTCGATTTCCTGCATGGCTGGTTTCGCAAGACGCAATGAAGGCGCCCAGCGCTTTGCCCCGCGAAGTCCCAATTCCGTCCCATTTGCGGTACATTCCGGGGCGATTCGTACGGTCCGCTTCGACCGAAAAGGAATCCCGCTCGATGAACACACGACGCCTCGTCCTGGCCGGCCTCATGACCCTGCTGACGCCCGGGCTCGCCGCCGCCCATCCGCACATCTTTGCCGAGGCGCGGCTGGAAATCGTCTCCGACGAACAGGGCAACATCGGCGAGTTGCGCAATGTCTGGCGCTTCGACGAGCTGTTCTCGGCAAGCGTCGTGCTCGACTTCGATAAGAACTCCAACGCCACGCTCGATCCGGAGGAACTGAAAGAGGTCGGCCAGACTGTGCTGGAGTCGCTTTCCGAGTACAACTACTACACGACGATCTTCGACAACGGGAAATCCGTGAAGGTCAATCGGCCCGACGGCATCACCGTCGACTACAAGGACAACCAGCTCTTGATGATGTTCGCGGTCAAGCCGGCCGAGGCGATGCCGCTCAAGGGCAAGCTCTCTTTCGGCGTCTACGACCCGACCATGTACACGGCGATGGACTTCCCGACCGACGATGACCTGACCGTCATCGGTGAGAAGATCGAAGCGTGCAAGCATCAGGTGGTGCGGCCGGACCCCGACGAGGTGCTGGCCGAGAACAAGGACACGCTCACCGACGCCTTCTGGAACGATCCGACCGGGACCGACATGTCGAAACTCTTTGCAACCAGGATCGAGGTCACATGCTGAACCTGCGCAGGATCGGCGGTCCGCTCGCCGCCGGCCTTCTGCTGGCGGCCCTTTCGGCGACGCTCGCAATGGCGCAATCGCCGCTCGGCATCGGCTCCGCCGAGCCTTCGATCCAAGCGACGGGCCTCTTCGGCGGGTTTTTCGCCTGGGTGAACATGGAGCAGCAAAGCTTCTACCGGCTGCTGACCGAGGCACTCAAGGGCATGCGCGAGAACCCCTGGCAGCTCTGGTCGCTGATCGGCCTTTCCTTCGCCTATGGCGTCTTCCACGCGGCCGGCCCCGGCCACGGCAAGGCGGTGATCTCCTCCTATATGATCGCCAACGAGACGGAACTGAAACGCGGCGTGCTCCTGTCGTTCCTCTCCTCGATCCTGCAGGGCGTCGTCGCGATCCTGCTGATCGGCGCCGTCTATCTGGTGCTGCGCGGCTCCTCGATCAACATGACACGCGCAACCCATTCGCTCGAGGTCTCAAGCTACGCGCTGATTGCCGCCTTCGGCGGCTGGCTGGTGTTCCGCAAGCTGCGATCGATGATGCGGCCGGCCGCCAGCGACCACGCCCACCGCGAGCACGCTCATCACGATCATGGCCACTATGATCACGGCCATCACGGCCACGATCATTCGCATCACCACCATGAGCACCCCCACTCCCATGACGCCGGCGAGGTCTGCGCCACCTGCGGCCACGTCCACGCGCCGGATCCGCAGATGCTCAAGGGCGACCGCTTTGCGCTCAGCGAAGCCTGGTCGGCGATCGTCGCCGTGGGTCTACGCCCCTGCTCCGGTGCCTTGATCGTGCTTTCCTTCGCGCTCCTGAACGGCCTCTACCTCGGCGGCGTGCTCTCGGTCTTCGCCATGTCGATCGGCACCGCGATCACCGTCTCGATCCTCGCCACCCTCGCCGTCACCGCCAAGGGTTTCGCGCTCCGCTACGCCTCCAGCCAATCGGCCGCGGCCCGCCTCTCGAACGGCATCGAGATCGCCGGCGCGCTGCTGGTGCTGGTTCTGGGGCTTGTTCTGCTGGGGGCCGCGCTGCAAGGCTGATCAGGAGAATTTCAGCCGAGGCGGCCCCTCATCCCGCTGCCGCGACCTTCTCCCCGCACGCGGGGAGAAGGCTAGGGTGAGGGGCAATCACTTGCATCAAGGCGGCTTTGCGCCGGCAGTATCAAAGCCCCTTCCGCCGCTGATGTCGGGCGCGCAGCCAGAAGAGCAGGAAGAAGCCGAGCACGAAGAGGGCCCCGACGCCGGCGGCGAGCCATGGGGAAATGTCGCCGAGCCGCACCATGATCGACGGCAGCACGAAGAAGCCGATGCCGACGACCGCCAGGATGATGGCGGCGGCGGTCGCCGGCGACTTATCCTTCTTCTCCGGCGTGTTCACGCTTGCTCCCTTGCCGCGAGGTCCGCGCGGATGTCCTCCAGCCGCCGCTTCTGGCGCCCCTCAGGATCGAAATTCTCCGGCGAAAGCCAGGCCTCGAACGCCGCCTTGAGGAGCGGCCATTCGCTGTCGATCATCGAAAACCAGGCCGTGTCGCGATTGGCGTGCTTGGAAATCATGTGCTGGCGGAAAATGCCTTCGAAGGTGAAACCGAGCCTGAGCGCCGTGGTGCGGCTCGGCTGGTTCTCGCTGTGGCATTTCCACTCGTAGCGGCGATAACCGAGGTCCTCGAAAACGTGCCTCGCCATCAGATAATGCGCTTCCGTCGAAAGCGGCGAACGCGACATGGCCGGTCCGTGCGCGACGCCGCCGACCTCGACGACGCCGTTGGCGGGGTCAGCACGCATATAGTTCGCCATGCCGACGACCTTGCCGGTCGCCTTGTCGCGAAACACCTCGGTGATCCATCCGGACTTCGTCTGGACCGCCGAGAGCCAGGCGTCGAAGGCCTCGATTCCCGAAAAATCGTCCTGGGTGAAATATTTGAGCAGCGGGTTGATCGCTAAGCCGCCGAAGGCGTCGTGCCAGAGCGGATCGAGATGCGCCGCCCGGTCATAGGGCTCCACCCGGACATATCGGCCCTCGATCGAGACCGGCTGCGGCGCCGGGCATCCCTTCCACTTGGCAAGATCGCGCATCGATCACTCCTGCGTTGCACTTGCTTCGCAATAGGACAGACGCCGGCCGGTTTCAAATTCAAACTGGTGATCGAACCATGAGCGGAACGGATGTGCTCCGCTCCGCCTGCGGCCTAAATGGAAACCTTCGCCGCGGACACCGTCGCCTCGATATGGTCGACAAGCGCATCGGCAAGTCCAAGCCGTCCGGCTAGAAGATCGAGGTAGCCGCGCTCCGCCCGGCCGTCCGGCTCGATTGCAAGCCGCGACGCCGTGTAGATCTCGACCCGCTCCTCCTCCGTCTTGCCGGCAGCGACGATGGCGTCCAGATCGATCGGATCGGCGAGCTCTTTTTCAAGGAAAGCCGCGGCATCCGCCGAAAGACCGGAAAGGGAGAGCTTGTCCAGGATCCGGCCGCGCTCGGTTGCGTCGATATGGCCATCCGCCCGGGCTGCAGCGATCATGGCGCGAACGAGCACCAGCGCGAAGTCGTTGCTGAGCGCTTCCGGTGCCGCGAAGCCGGAATCGGCCGGCGGTGCGGGGAGTTGTGCGGGTGCTGAAGACGCCGGTTGCGGCGCCTGGCCGGCCTGGTAGTTCTTGTAGGCCTGATAGCCAAGGCCGGCGATCGCCGCCAAGCCGCCGAGAACAGCCGCATTGCCGGCCAGCGTGCGTCCCGACTTCGTGCCGAGCAGCACGGCCGCGATCGCGCCGGTCGCCAGAGGATTGTCCTTGGCGAGCTTGGTCACCTGGTCGGCGCGGCCGCCGACCGTGCCGCCGGCGCCGGGCATCTGCGAACCCAAGAACTGATCCAGCAATTTCTTCGCGTCGAACATCGGCCTCGCTCCTTAGGTTTGACGCGCGGAAGCTTTCGCCTCACCGCGTCGTTGCGGTGTGAGACATAGGAACCGCGAGGCGAAAATACAAATACGCCCCGGACACGAAAAAGCCGGACAGGAGCCCGGCTTCTTGTGAGTTGCCTGTTTGGCCTGTTATCCTTTGAGGGCGAAGGCCTCGGCGGCAAGCTTGGTAATGCCGGCCCAGTCGCCCTTCGCAACCAGCTCCTTCGGCGCCACCCAGGATCCGCCGACGCAGACGACGTTCGGCAGCGAAAGATAGTCGCGCGCATTGGCGAGCGAAATGCCGCCGGTCGGGCAGAACAAAGTGCCGGCAAGCGGCGAGGACAGCGACTTCAGATAGGCGGCACCGCCGGCCTGTTCGGCCGGGAAGAACTTCATGACGTCGTAGCCTTCCTCGCGCAGCCCCATCACTTCGCTGGCCGTTGCCGCCCCCGGCAGCAGCGGCACCGCGTGGTCATTGGCGACATCGATCAGCTCCTGCGTCGTGCCGGGAGTAACGATGAACTCGGAGCCGGCCTTCACCGCCTCTTCGAACTGCGCGGCGTTGAGGATGGTGCCGGCCCCGGCAACGGCGCCCTCCACTTCGCTCGCCACGGCGCGGATCGCCTCGAGCGCCGCCGGCGTGCGCAGCGTGATCTCGATCGCCTTCAGGCCGCCTGCCACTAGCGCGCGGGCGAGCGGCACAGCGGTTGCCGCATCGTCGATCACCAGCACCGGCACAACCGGTTGCAGCTTGAGGATGGAAAGAAGCTTGTCGGTCTTCGCACTCATGCCCGCGTCCTTTAAAACGATTGAATCCGCCCCTCGCATACTCTTCCTGCCAATCAATGTCGAGCCCGAAAGACGCGCGCATTCCCGCCCCGTATGCAAGCAAATGACAAAATATGATTTGGCGCAAAGACATGGCTTGAGCCTCTGCTACAATCCGATAGTTTCATGACATTCCACTTCTCGAAGTGACGGGACATTTCATGGCGAAGGAGATAGAGCGCAAGTTTCTGGTCGCTTCCGACGGCTGGAAGGAGCGCGCCGACGGAGGGATCAGGCTGCGCCAGGCCTATATCGTCACCATGGAGGATCGTTCGGTGCGCGTGCGGATCCACGGCAACAAATGGGCACGCCTCACCGTCAAGATCGGCAAATCGGCCCTTGTCCGCAACGAATACGAATACGACCTGCCGATGGACGACGCCCGCGAGCTGCTGGCCCAGGGCGTTGGCATCGTCATCGAGAAGCGCCGCTACCGCGTGCCGCACAAGGGCTTTACCTGGGAGGTCGACGTTTACGAAGGGGCACTCGAAGGGCTCGTCGTCGCCGAAGTCGAAATGAAGCGCGAAACGGATTTGCCCGCTCTGCCCTCCTGGGTCGGACGAGAGATTACCGGCGACCGCCGCTATTCCAACCAGGCGCTTGCCACCGAGGGACTCTTGGTCGCGCAACGATGACCTGCGCCTTCGGTCCGGGTCGTCGTCTTACCGGGGACTTTCGCGAGATCGAGCATGCGGTGGCAGTCCTGAACGAGCAGCCGGCCGGAGTGCACCGGGCATCCACCAGGGAGATAGCCGGTAAGGGCTTTCGGTTGCCGCCCGCCGCGATTGCGCTTGGCCGATGAAAGCTGTATTTGCGTCCCGCATGACCGACATGTTCACGACACCGCACCCGGCGGCGCAGGGCCAGTTTCTCGTGGCCGCGCTATACCATTTCGTTTCCTTCGCGCGTTTCGCCGAATTCCGCGAACCGCTGCAGGCGGTCTGCGACGCCAGCGGCGTGAAGGGCACGCTGCTCCTCGCCCACGAAGGCATCAACGGCACGATCGCCGGCAGTGACGAAGGGATTGCGTCGGTGCTCGCCTTTCTGCGCGCGCAACCGGAATTCGCGCGTCTCGAGCACAAGGAAAGCCGGGCCTCGGCCATGCCCTTCCTGCGCATGAAGGTGCGGCTGAAGAAGGAGATCGTCACCATGGGCGTCGACACCATCGACCCCAACAAGGTGGTCGGCACCTATGTGGAGCCGAAGGACTGGAACGCGCTGATCTCCGATCCGGACACGCTGGTCATCGACACGCGCAACGACTACGAGACGGCGATCGGCCTCTTCCGCGGTGCCGTCGATCCGAAGACCAAGACCTTCCGCGAATTTCCCGACTGGGTGCGCAACAACACCGGTCTGCACAACAAGCCGAAGATCGCCATGTACTGCACCGGCGGCATCCGCTGCGAGAAGGCGACCGCCTTCATGAAGGAAGAGGGCTTCGAAGAGGTCTATCACCTCAAAGGCGGCATCCTGAAATATCTCGAGGAAGTCCCGGCGGAGGAAAGCCTCTGGGACGGCGCCTGCTTCGTCTTCGACGAGCGCGTCTCCGTCACCCATGGCCTCGCCGAGGGCGAGCATACGCTCTGCCACGCCTGCCGCCAGCCTCTGGCTCTGGCGGACCTGCAGTCGACGCTTCACGAAGAGGGCGTCTCCTGCGTCCATTGCCACGAGATCCGCACCGACGAGGACCGCGAGCGCTACCGGGAGCGGCAGCGGCAGATCGCCCTGGCGAAGAAACGCGGCGAGCGGCATTTGGGAAGCTGAATTGGTTGCCGTCCGGTCCGCCACTCATCCGCCTGCCGGCACCTCTTCCTGCCAGCGGGGCGCATCAAATCTCGATCGCCGCTTCGTCCTGCGTATCGATCGCCAATGAGCCGGCTCCGGTGATCGCCATCCAGTCGGCCTCGCTGGCGAGGACCACCGGACAGGACTTTCCATAGAGCTCGGCCGCCACCATCGCCCCGACCGTGACGATCGCGTCGCGCGCCAAGAGCACGATGCCGGCCGGACCGGTTCCACGGCGAAGCGCTTCGGCCAGCACCGAACTGCCGGAGCTCGAGCCGCGCCCTGCCCGCATCACCAGGATGCGGCCGCTCATCACCGCGTTCTTCTGCGGATGCCACTGGTCGATGATCCGGCCGGACGCCGAGTCGAGGCCGCCCCAGAAGCTTAAAGGTTCCGACAGCACCAGGGTTTCCGCCGCCGCCGATCCGGCGACCAGTGTTGTTGCCCGGAGCCGCACCGTCACAGCCGCACCACCTTTCCGGCCCGGGCCGATGCGACGCAGTCCGCAAGCGATCCGAAGGCGACGTCGACGCCGATATTGCCCGGCGCGTAATAGGCCCATTTGCCGGAATTGGTCATGACGGCGCCGGACAGGTCGCGCATCACCGCCGTCACATAGGTGCAGGTATCGATGACCAGCGTCACGCCGGCCTCCCTCAGGCGCTCCTCCCAGCCGCGTCTTTGCAGTTCATCGAGCACCGCCCGATGGGTGTTGACATAGACATCGATCACCGGCCGCGAACCGTCGATCAGCGGCATCAGCCGCCCGAACTCCGAGAGCGAGAAGTGCGGCGTGCCCAAGCTGACGGCAGTCAATGGGGTTCCGTCCGGGACGGTCGAAAGCTTGTGCACGGTTTCCCGGAGGTCCGCCGCCCTCAGCCGGATCACCTCTTCCGGCGCCCTGCCCTGGAGGGCCGCCTCGATCGTCGGCGCCTCCGGCGTCAGCCCGACCGCATGAAAGAGCGCAACGGCGCCAGCGGAAGCCGCGACCGCACCGAGCGCCTTCAGATCGTCCTCGTTCGTCGAGACCGGCAGGCCGGTGATCGCCGGCACCCGGTCGCCGCAGCGCCTGCCGATAGCATGTCCGACGGCGACGCAGGCGAGCCCCGCTTCCGCCCATTCTTCGGGCAGGCTCTCGACCTCCACAAGGATGCGCGCGCGGCGGTTCTCGCCGATATGCAGGCCATAATAGGGCGCACGACCGGTCAAGGCGCAACAGAGATCGATGAAATCGCCATAGCGATTGGTACGGGCGCCGAGCACCGAATTTGCAAAGACGATGGCGTTCGATTCGGCCCAGGCGATCTGGGCGCCGAAGCGCGGCCGGAAGATCGTTTGATAGGGCGCGCAGGTGAAGGTCGGCACGCAGCCGAGCTCCTCATGCGCCCTCATCAGCCGCGCCCCGCCATGGCTGACCTCGTCGCTCCCATGAAAAAGCTCCGGGTGGATAAGGTCGACGGAGCCGACATTGAGCGTCGTCGGCACGCGAACGCGGCCCCCGAGGCTTA
Protein-coding sequences here:
- a CDS encoding aconitase X; its protein translation is MSIALSSVDESLLSGEQGGAAAFAMRLLVRFAEAVGAERFVDIEAAHIDGCLYLGQVSLDFVEHLVSLGGRVRVPTTLNVGSVDLIHPELFHGSDEVSHGGARLMRAHEELGCVPTFTCAPYQTIFRPRFGAQIAWAESNAIVFANSVLGARTNRYGDFIDLCCALTGRAPYYGLHIGENRRARILVEVESLPEEWAEAGLACVAVGHAIGRRCGDRVPAITGLPVSTNEDDLKALGAVAASAGAVALFHAVGLTPEAPTIEAALQGRAPEEVIRLRAADLRETVHKLSTVPDGTPLTAVSLGTPHFSLSEFGRLMPLIDGSRPVIDVYVNTHRAVLDELQRRGWEERLREAGVTLVIDTCTYVTAVMRDLSGAVMTNSGKWAYYAPGNIGVDVAFGSLADCVASARAGKVVRL
- a CDS encoding rhodanese-related sulfurtransferase, which gives rise to MTDMFTTPHPAAQGQFLVAALYHFVSFARFAEFREPLQAVCDASGVKGTLLLAHEGINGTIAGSDEGIASVLAFLRAQPEFARLEHKESRASAMPFLRMKVRLKKEIVTMGVDTIDPNKVVGTYVEPKDWNALISDPDTLVIDTRNDYETAIGLFRGAVDPKTKTFREFPDWVRNNTGLHNKPKIAMYCTGGIRCEKATAFMKEEGFEEVYHLKGGILKYLEEVPAEESLWDGACFVFDERVSVTHGLAEGEHTLCHACRQPLALADLQSTLHEEGVSCVHCHEIRTDEDRERYRERQRQIALAKKRGERHLGS
- a CDS encoding aconitase X swivel domain-containing protein, whose product is MTVRLRATTLVAGSAAAETLVLSEPLSFWGGLDSASGRIIDQWHPQKNAVMSGRILVMRAGRGSSSGSSVLAEALRRGTGPAGIVLLARDAIVTVGAMVAAELYGKSCPVVLASEADWMAITGAGSLAIDTQDEAAIEI